In Quercus robur chromosome 11, dhQueRobu3.1, whole genome shotgun sequence, the following proteins share a genomic window:
- the LOC126706756 gene encoding beta-amyrin 28-monooxygenase-like: MELFFFVLISLFLIASISLGIRSFAYKTKEKVTGTGPTLPPGSFGWPIMGETLQFLAANREGAIDHKFISKRTTKYSSKIFKTSIFGENFIVFSGAAANRFIFSNDSKFFIRWWPPSFQKLFPSMEFVPIEHDAAKGRKLMSLFFKFNEAQKLVASIDSISRNQLKNNWEGKNEVKVYPLVKMYTFTLACHLFLSINDTQKVLKLLYHFNNLTDGILSVPLSIPGTPFHRATRAMESLRKGIYLIIKERREALAKNLASPTQDVLSQMIAVPFDDGFMTELEIVDKILAILFGGEETTTATITFAMKYLSEMPHLYNEVLKEQREITRSMKPREVLRFDDIQKMRYTWNFVNEVMRHIPIVQGAFREVKVDITFEGYVIPKGWKLYWGVGSTHHNSEYFSEPERFNPIRFEGNGPSPYTHVPFGVGPLMCPGHEYARLTILVFLHYVVKMFQWEPILPNEKMKFKAAPMPAEGFPVCLSPHQI, from the exons ATGGAGCTCTTCTTCTTCGTTCTAATTTCCCTATTCTTGATTGCTTCCATTTCTCTTGGCATTAGGTCCTTCGCTtataaaaccaaagaaaaagtcACTGGCACCGGGCCAACACTCCCTCCAGGAAGTTTTGGTTGGCCAATAATGGGTGAAACCCTTCAATTTTTGGCTGCAAACCGTGAGGGAGCTATAGATCATAAATTTATCTCTAAGAGAACAACCAAATATTCTTccaaaatattcaaaacttctatttttggtgagaatttcattgttttttctgGTGCTGCTGCAAATAGATTCATTTTTTCAAACGATAGCAAGTTCTTCATACGTTGGTGGCCTCCCTCATTTCAAAAGCTTTTCCCCTCCATGGAATTTGTACCCATTGAGCATGATGCTGCCAAGGGCAGGAAGCTTATGTCCTTGTTCTTCAAATTCAATGAGGCTCAAAAATTAGTGGCATCAATTGACTCAATTTCAAGaaaccaattaaagaataattGGGAAGGCAAAAATGAAGTCAAGGTGTATCCTCTAGTAAAAATGTACACATTCACATTAGCttgtcatttatttttgagCATCAATGACACACAAAAAGTTTTGAAGCTTTTGTACCACTTCAATAATCTAACCGATGGCATACTATCGGTACCTCTAAGCATCCCCGGTACACCATTTCATCGTGCAACCAGAGCGATGGAATCTCTTAGGAAAGGGATTTATTTGATTATTAAGGAGAGGAGGGAAGCCTTAGCAAAGAACTTAGCATCTCCAACACAGGACGTGCTATCACAGATGATTGCTGTGCCATTTGATGATGGATTCATGACGGAATTGGAGATTGTAGACAAGATTTTGGCAATTCTATTCGGGGGTGAAGAGACTACCACTGCCACAATCACTTTTGCTATGAAATATCTATCAGAGATGCCTCACCTCTACAATGAAGTTCTTAAAG AGCAAAGGGAAATTACGAGGTCAATGAAGCCAAGAGAAGTACTACGTTTTGATGACATTCAGAAAATGAGATACACTTGGAACTTTGTGAATGAAGTTATGAGGCATATACCAATTGTTCAAGGTGCTTTCAGAGAAGTCAAGGTGGATATCACTTTCGAAGGTTATGTCATTCCCAAAGGGTGGAAG CTATATTGGGGTGTGGGTTCTACCCATCATAACTCTGAATACTTCTCAGAGCCAGAAAGGTTTAATCCCATAAGATTCGAAGGAAATGGACCTTCTCCTTACACACATGTTCCTTTTGGGGTAGGACCACTAATGTGCCCCGGACATGAGTATGCTAGATTGACTATTCTTGTCTTCCTCCATTACGTGGTGAAAATGTTTCAATGGGAACCAATTCTCCccaatgagaaaatgaaattcaaaGCAGCGCCTATGCCAGCAGAAGGGTTCCCAGTTTGTCTTTCTCCTCACCAGatttaa